A stretch of DNA from Maridesulfovibrio sp.:
TTCAATGTAAACCGTCAAGGGGCGATAGCGCAAGAAAATCAGGACACAACCACCATATCCAGAGGAAGAAGAATGGTGAAAGCGGTTCCCTGACCCTCGTTGCTTGAGCAGGTTATAGTGCCGCCGAGTCTGCTGGTCACCAGATTGTAGACTATGCTCATCCCCAGTCCTGTTCCCCCGGCTCCTCTCTTGGTGGTGAAGAACGGTTCAAATACCTTGGAAAGGTCGGACGGGCTCATGCCCTTTCCGTCATCAGTGTAACGGAGAATGACGTTAGTGTCCGTAACCTCAACCCCGATATCGATGTTGCCTGCTTCTATGCCTTCAAAACCGTGCAGCAGGGAGTTGATAATCAGATTGGACAGAATCTGCATGAACGCTCCGGGATAAGTGTTCAATTGCAGGTCTTCCGGGCAGCTGACGTTGATCTTGTGCTTGGTCCTTTTATATTTTGAGCGCAGGCTGAGAAGTATTTCGTCTATGTAGTGTCCGAACTGAATGGTGCGTTTCTGGCCCGAAGCCTGATCCGCGGCAACCTGCTTGAAGTTGCCGATCAGCTCAGCGGCCCGGTGCAGGTTGAGCATGCTGGATTTTGTCGCCTCCCTGGCCACATTCAGAAATTTGTCGAAGTCCGATTTGCGGAGTTCTCCAGCGGCAACCTTGCGGTCTATCTCTGTAATTTTTTCTTCCAGATAACTTATGCTGGTGACGCTTATGCCTACAGGGGTGTTGATTTCGTGGGCCACGCCTGCAACAAGGTCTCCCAGTGCCGCCATTTTTTCGGACTGGATGAGCTGATTCTGGGCTCTTTCCAGCCGTTCTATGGACATTTTAAGTTCCGAGGTCCGCTCCTCCACTTTTGCTTCAAGCCTGCTGTTGATGTTTCGCAACTGCTCCTGCGCTGTGCGCAATTCGGTTATGTCCCTTCCTTCCGCAATCAGAAATATTGCTTTTCCGTCAGACCCGAATGCAGGCTTAAGGGAAAAATCGACGTATATAGCCTCCGGGCTATTACCATCGTAGCTCTCTATTTCCCTGCGTATAACCCGGCCGTCAGCCGCATTGCGGATATCTTTTTTGAGTTCCTGAACCAGTGAGGGGGGATTCTGCCACCACGGACCTTCCCAGAACGGTTTCCCTACAACATTTTCAGCTGTTGCGGATCTGATTTCCAGAGCAGACTGGTTTATTTCGAGCAGGGTGCCGTCAAGAGCTACAACTCCCATGAAATGCAGTGACTGGTTGAATATCCCCTTGAACATGGCCTCGCTCACCGCCAGACGCTCCTGAGCCTCCTTGAGTTCCGTGACATTGTGCCCTTCGGCGATCAGGAACAGTACCGAGCCGTTTTCAGATATGGCCGGTTTAACTGAAAAATCCACGTGGATGCATTCTCCGTTTTTGCCGAAATGGCGGAAAATACCTCTCCCGATGCCGCCAAGGGATCCTATCTGGATAGCTTCCTTCAAAGCCCTTTGAACATCTATGGAGTAGTTCCAGAACGGAGTTTCCCATAAGTAGGTGTTAAGGACGTCCTTTTCTTCAATACCGGCAAAGTCCAAGGCCACTTTGTTTATGAGCAGCAGCACACCTTCCGGGGTCAGCACGCCCATAAACTGCTGGCTGTGGTTGAAAACCCCCTTGAAGAGAGCCTCGCTTTCAAGAATCCTATCGCCGGCTTTTCTGCTTTCGATGATGGTGTATGCGGAAAGAAAGCCTATCACCGCGAGGACTATCAGGGTAAGCATTATCAGTTCCCTGCTTCTGGCCAGGGCCTCCTTCTCCAGGTCATCGAGATAGAGCCCGGTTCCCACAATCCAGTGCCAGGGTTCAAATCGCCTTACATACGATAGTTTGGGTACAATCCTGTCCGGCTTGTCCTGCCACTGCCAATAGTAGGTAATGATGCCTTCGCCGTTTTTTTTCGTCGCCTTCGCTGTTTCACGGAAAATAGCATTTCCCTTGAAGTCGGTGAATCCGGACATGTCCCGGCCGTCCAGCTCCGGCATGTACGGGTGCATGATCATCTTTGCGTTCGTATCGTTTATCCAGAAGTAGTCCTTTCCGGCGGTACCGAATCTCATTTTACCGATCAGTGCGGCAGCTTCCCTTCTGGCCTGTTCCGGTGTAAGAAGCCCTTTCCGTTCTTTCTCGTACATCTGCTCAAGAATTCCCGTGGCAACCTGAGTCATGTGTTTGAGGGCCGTTTTTTTCTGGGAAAGCATGGCTTCGCGCACAGCGGGCATGTGTACTGCGAATATGACTATTATGAACAGCACAAGCGAGACTATAGTCGGGGCAGTAACCCTTAGCCAGACAGGTATGTTCAGTCCCGGCCTGTTTTTGCTGGTAAAAATTCCCATCTTCCCTCCGCTCGGCGCACATGTTTTAAGCCTATGCCTCGTTTGAGCCTACACTATTTTGCGAAGATAACACAAGAAGCAAAGTCCTGATCCCGTTCAGGCGTTCTTCCAACCGGGACACCGTCTGCCTCTCCGGAAATTTCACAGCAAATAAGTGCAAGAAGCCTGCTGCACGGGCAACTCCTGCATGTAACTTTACCGGGCTGGGGAGAATAGGATTCAAGAGATATACGGCCGAGCCGGGCAACTGGCGGAAAAGTTGATTGCAGTTAATCTATTGATAATCGGATTATTATACTTGTTTGTGTAAAGCTCTTCATCTAATGTGCATCTTTGTTAATATGAAGTTGTTGTTTTTAATATAATTTAATGACATTTAATTGGAGTTCATAATGCCTTCCAGTCAGCAGCCGCTTTCCCAAATAGGAGTCGTCACCGGGCTTGCCGGGGAAGCTTTCGCTGAATCTTCGTCCGGAATCAGACCTCTTGAGCAGGGCGGACCTGTTTACAGGGGTGAAGAGTTGATTACCGAAGCCGGTGGCAACGTTGAAGTTCGTTTTGTAGACGATACCCTGCTTTCCCAGGGTGAGAATTCAAGAATAGCCCTTGATGATTATGTCTATGATGCGAGTGACGGTTCTTCCTCCGAACTGATGCTGGACATCGCACAGGGGATGTTCAGGGTTGTCACCGGAAAGATTGCCGAGAACAATCCCGAGCGTTTCAAGATAGGGTCTCCGCTGGCAACCATAGGTATCAGGGGGACCACAACCGTCCATGAGGTAATTCCCGGACAGGGCGAAAGACACGGGGTCGAAGAACTTCATTCCGGGCGTGCTTTGCTGGTTCAGAGTAATATAACCGGGGCCGTTCGCCAGATAGGTCAGTCCATGGGGCTGGTCGATGTGGGGTCGTCCGGGGCTCTTTCTCCTGTGCGTCCCCTGACGATGCAGGAATTCAATTCATTTCGTGAGATTGCTCCATCCAATATTCTTCAGGAGAATGAAATCCGTTCCGACCGGGAAGATTCCGGTGATGACGGGTCTGATGAAGATCAGGATGATCTGCCGCAGGATGACGGCGGGCAGCAGGATGATGGCGGACAGCAGGGTGATCAGCAACAGGACGGTCAGGGAGGAGAAGAGGGAGCCGCATCCGGTGAAGCCCCTCCCGCTCAGGGCGGAGAAGTAGAGGGCGGAGAAGTAGAGGGCGGTGGAGCCGGAGAAGGAAGCTCTCCCCTTGGTTCCGGGATGGGAAGTGTGCTTTTCCCTGACGGCGGAACCCAGGATATCGCCGGTGTTATTCCCGAACAGCAGGAACTGGACGGAACCAAATTATCCAATCCTCCTACCGCTGAAGAACGGCAGCAGGAAGGGGCTGGTTCTCAGCCGGGTGAAGGACCTGACGGGCAGGGCGAACGTGATAGCTCGCCTCAGAACGAAGGAATGGAAGAGGGGCAGGACCAGACTTCCGGAGCAGCTAATACCGGAGACGACTATATAGATGATACCGGCACCGGAACAGGGAATACTGATGACCAGTCCTCCGCACAGTCCGGTGGTGACGAAGATTCCGGCGAAGATGAACATACTCCGGACAACGCGATAGTCGGTACTGTCGGGATAAATAATATCCTTACCGGAACGTCCGGAGCGGACATAATCATAGGTCAGGAACTGGCGGATACCCTCAGCGGACTGGCCGGGGACGATACCCTTACCGGTAATGCCGGAAACGATGAATTGTCCGGCGGTGAAGGAGCCGATACTCTTTTCGGTGGAGCCGGAGAGGACCTGCTCAAGGGCGGTGCCGGTAATGATTACCTTGACGGCGGCAGCAATACTTCAGATGAATTTGATTTTGTTTCCTATGCTGATACTTCCGGCGGAGTGACGGCCTCTCTTGCCGAAGGAACGGCCCATAGTGCCGACGGGGATGATATCCTTGTAAATCTGGAAGGAATAATCGGTTCCAACTACGCGGACACTCTTTACGGGGATGATGAAGCGAATAAATTCGATCCTATGTTGAGTAAAAACTATTCAACAGAATTTCCGGATGAGAACAAGGACTATATTGACGGCAAGGGCGGTTCCGACTGGGTGCAATTCAGTTCCTTGTCCGGTCAGTATCACGTCGAGGTGGACCTCTCTTCTGAAACAGGGACCGCGTCGGTTTTTTATCAGATGGAAAGTTTGCTTAGCGTTGTTGATCTGCTCAGTATTGAAAATGTGGAAGGCTCCTCCGGAAACGACATGATTACCGGAAGTTCCGAGGATAACACGATAATGGGTGGAGCCGGAGCGGACGATATCAGCGGTTTGGGGGGAGACGACTATCTGCTCGGCAACGGTGGAATGGATTTTATCACAGCTGGCGAGGGTACAAACTCCATAGACGGAGGTGCCGGGACAGACCTGCTGAGTTTTGCGGAATCCGACGATGTGGTCAACCTTGTGCTCACTGCGGCGGGCAGCGGAACGGCAACGCACCATACCTCCGAGTCCGTGGACACATTTGTCCGTGTCGAATCATTCAGGGGATCGGGCTACGCGGATATTTTTACCGGAAGCGCTTATAGCGACACCTTTTACGGCGCAGACGGGAATGATTCATTACAGGGCGGCGCCGGTGATGATTTCCTGTCCGGCGGTGCGGGATCGGATACAATTGACGGAGGAGCCGATATCGATTGGGTTTCCTACACGGACGGGGCTTCCGGAGGAGTTACCCTTACTCTTTCAGAAGGAACGGATGGAAGTGCTGTTTCCGGTTCCGATACCGATGTTCTGAGAAATATAGAGAATGCCGAGGGCAGCGGTTATGGAGATACCCTTACCGGTTCTTCGGCCGCCAATATTCTTTCGGGCTTTTACGGCGATGATACCATCTACGGTATGCTCGGTAACGATACCATTCTCGGGGGAGAAGGATCCAACTCTCTTCTCGGCGGTGACGGGGTCGATATTGTTTCGTATGCCGATCTGGAGAACACGGACGCTGTAACGATCAGTTCCGGACAGGGAACCGCTCATCATGGTTCGGGAACGGATACACTGTCCGGTTTTGAAATTTATCACGGCTCCGATGGCGGTGATACTTTTCTGGGCGACACCGGAAATGATACTTTCTACGGCGGGGAGGGCCACGATACATTCGTTGGTGACCTTGGTGCAGATTATTTTGACGGTGGAGACGGGCTCGATACGATCTCTTTCAGTGGAGCAGGGCCTATCAATTTGAACGCCGACATCGGGTCCGGGATAGGAACGGCAACAACCAATGACGGTGTTGCAACTTTTACGAGTGTGGAGTGTTTCATCGGTTCCGAGCAGAACGATTCCTTTACCGGAAGCAGCGGCTCGGAAACATTTGCTGTGGGTG
This window harbors:
- a CDS encoding cache domain-containing protein translates to MGIFTSKNRPGLNIPVWLRVTAPTIVSLVLFIIVIFAVHMPAVREAMLSQKKTALKHMTQVATGILEQMYEKERKGLLTPEQARREAAALIGKMRFGTAGKDYFWINDTNAKMIMHPYMPELDGRDMSGFTDFKGNAIFRETAKATKKNGEGIITYYWQWQDKPDRIVPKLSYVRRFEPWHWIVGTGLYLDDLEKEALARSRELIMLTLIVLAVIGFLSAYTIIESRKAGDRILESEALFKGVFNHSQQFMGVLTPEGVLLLINKVALDFAGIEEKDVLNTYLWETPFWNYSIDVQRALKEAIQIGSLGGIGRGIFRHFGKNGECIHVDFSVKPAISENGSVLFLIAEGHNVTELKEAQERLAVSEAMFKGIFNQSLHFMGVVALDGTLLEINQSALEIRSATAENVVGKPFWEGPWWQNPPSLVQELKKDIRNAADGRVIRREIESYDGNSPEAIYVDFSLKPAFGSDGKAIFLIAEGRDITELRTAQEQLRNINSRLEAKVEERTSELKMSIERLERAQNQLIQSEKMAALGDLVAGVAHEINTPVGISVTSISYLEEKITEIDRKVAAGELRKSDFDKFLNVAREATKSSMLNLHRAAELIGNFKQVAADQASGQKRTIQFGHYIDEILLSLRSKYKRTKHKINVSCPEDLQLNTYPGAFMQILSNLIINSLLHGFEGIEAGNIDIGVEVTDTNVILRYTDDGKGMSPSDLSKVFEPFFTTKRGAGGTGLGMSIVYNLVTSRLGGTITCSSNEGQGTAFTILLPLDMVVVS
- a CDS encoding FecR domain-containing protein; this translates as MPSSQQPLSQIGVVTGLAGEAFAESSSGIRPLEQGGPVYRGEELITEAGGNVEVRFVDDTLLSQGENSRIALDDYVYDASDGSSSELMLDIAQGMFRVVTGKIAENNPERFKIGSPLATIGIRGTTTVHEVIPGQGERHGVEELHSGRALLVQSNITGAVRQIGQSMGLVDVGSSGALSPVRPLTMQEFNSFREIAPSNILQENEIRSDREDSGDDGSDEDQDDLPQDDGGQQDDGGQQGDQQQDGQGGEEGAASGEAPPAQGGEVEGGEVEGGGAGEGSSPLGSGMGSVLFPDGGTQDIAGVIPEQQELDGTKLSNPPTAEERQQEGAGSQPGEGPDGQGERDSSPQNEGMEEGQDQTSGAANTGDDYIDDTGTGTGNTDDQSSAQSGGDEDSGEDEHTPDNAIVGTVGINNILTGTSGADIIIGQELADTLSGLAGDDTLTGNAGNDELSGGEGADTLFGGAGEDLLKGGAGNDYLDGGSNTSDEFDFVSYADTSGGVTASLAEGTAHSADGDDILVNLEGIIGSNYADTLYGDDEANKFDPMLSKNYSTEFPDENKDYIDGKGGSDWVQFSSLSGQYHVEVDLSSETGTASVFYQMESLLSVVDLLSIENVEGSSGNDMITGSSEDNTIMGGAGADDISGLGGDDYLLGNGGMDFITAGEGTNSIDGGAGTDLLSFAESDDVVNLVLTAAGSGTATHHTSESVDTFVRVESFRGSGYADIFTGSAYSDTFYGADGNDSLQGGAGDDFLSGGAGSDTIDGGADIDWVSYTDGASGGVTLTLSEGTDGSAVSGSDTDVLRNIENAEGSGYGDTLTGSSAANILSGFYGDDTIYGMLGNDTILGGEGSNSLLGGDGVDIVSYADLENTDAVTISSGQGTAHHGSGTDTLSGFEIYHGSDGGDTFLGDTGNDTFYGGEGHDTFVGDLGADYFDGGDGLDTISFSGAGPINLNADIGSGIGTATTNDGVATFTSVECFIGSEQNDSFTGSSGSETFAVGDGSDTVSGGDGLDTLSLAHAFNSITLKVDAHTATYSDDTNTYTDTFDSIEGFIGGSGNDSFTGSDASETFEGGLGNDSIAGGGGIDAVSYASASSGVSVSLSCGTATGGAGTDIFSSIESIIGSGHDDTLTASNSGDPVSGSSYHDSIQGGEGVDTINLVTGRSTAVVYTSLDDGGDTINSFVSGEDHLFFTGSDFDSSALSNFKVIHEEYDGSNSGLETTDACFIFDDSTGQLWYDSNGTEERGDTLIATLNGVGDLHDSDLSVN